Sequence from the Fictibacillus arsenicus genome:
ATATCATTTTCATCTATTTTTGTGAAATGGTCAGACGCTCCTGTATCTGTCCAAGGGATGTACCGGCTTGTATTTACATTATTTTTAATGCTTCCATTTACATTGAAGCATATAAAAGCTCTTAAAAGCATTTCTTTAAGGAAATGGCTGCTGCTGCTTTTATCAGGAACATTTTTAGCTCTTCACTTCTTGTTTTGGATGGGCTCTTTAAAGTTAACAACTGTAGCAAGCTCCACTATATTGCTTTCACTGCAGCCTGTTTTTGTTATGGCAGGTGCATATTTTGCTTTTCGTGAAAAAACATCAAAACCAGCCATTATCGGAATGCTTGTTGCCATTACCGGTGCTGTCATGATTGGCTGGGGAGACATTGGTATCTCAAAACAGCACATACAAGGAGATATTTTATCCATATTAGGAACAATCGTAGTTGCTGTTCATATGCTGATTGGCCAAAAGCTCCTTAAAACGATACCCGCTGCAATTTATAGTTTTTCGGTATTTTTATCTGCAGTTATCGTTTTTGCTGGTTACAATACACTTTTACATATCCCAATGACAGGATATTCTGATAAAGATTGGGGTATATTTTTATTGCTAGCCATTGTCCCAACAGTTTTTGGACATGTTCTTTTTAATTGGCTTCTAAAATACGTAACTGCTGCAACTATCTCTATGGCAATATTAGGCGAGCCTGTAGGAGCTACATTGCTTGCGTATTTATTATTAAATGAAACATTAACTTTCTCACAATGGGCAGGTGGAGCAATCGTGCTATTAGGACTTTATTACTTTTTAAAAAATACCCGAATACTGAAGAAAGATAAACCGCCAGCTCCTATAAAAAGTCCTGTAACTGCAGGACCCATCGTAAAAAAAGGGTAATGACACTTAATCGATA
This genomic interval carries:
- a CDS encoding DMT family transporter, with amino-acid sequence MTNDTLKIPVFIPLIIGIIAISFSSIFVKWSDAPVSVQGMYRLVFTLFLMLPFTLKHIKALKSISLRKWLLLLLSGTFLALHFLFWMGSLKLTTVASSTILLSLQPVFVMAGAYFAFREKTSKPAIIGMLVAITGAVMIGWGDIGISKQHIQGDILSILGTIVVAVHMLIGQKLLKTIPAAIYSFSVFLSAVIVFAGYNTLLHIPMTGYSDKDWGIFLLLAIVPTVFGHVLFNWLLKYVTAATISMAILGEPVGATLLAYLLLNETLTFSQWAGGAIVLLGLYYFLKNTRILKKDKPPAPIKSPVTAGPIVKKG